One part of the Candidatus Kouleothrix ribensis genome encodes these proteins:
- a CDS encoding amino acid adenylation domain-containing protein yields MSNRARQIIDLAPDKLDRLLQQARAKKQAAERAAIRPRGDTAGASPLSFAQQRLWFIEQLVPDNAAYGIPQAMHLSGALDLAVLERSINAVIARHGSLRTTFSTSADGQPLQLVAPELHLPLALVTLDDLPAAERAAEVERRASAEARRPFDLTNGPLIRAGLLRLAPAEHVLLLTIHHIVADGWSLGVLVRELAALYEAFAHGRPAQLPPLPIQYTDYAAWQREWLHGEVLDAQLAYWRAQLAGAPTLDLPTDFARPPIQTFRGATHAFSIPAPLAAQLSELGRREGATLFMVLLAAFQLLLARWSDQDDIVIGTPIAGRTRSEVEDLIGLFANTLVLRTNMAGNPGFRTLLARVRDTTLGAFAHQDLPFEQLVEALQPTRDLSRNPLFQVLFVLQNTPAAALELAGLHLHALPADSGTSKFDLRLSIDEGPGGLSGALEYATDLFAPATIARMAGHFTTLLAALAADPAHPIAALPLLTPAEHAQLHAFNATATAFPPAAPLHVLIAAQATATPTATALIADGPAGTHSLTFAALDARANQLAHTLRAAGVGPDTRVGICFPRSCDLLVGLLAILKAGAAYLPLDPAYPPARLAFMLADAQLTLLLTHSALAARLPAHPTPHPPARRPRPHHRRPAHHAPRIPLDPDHAAYVIYTSGSTGQPKGALNTHRAILNRLRGMQATYALTPADRVLQKTPLSFDVAVWECFWPLLTGATLVLARPDGHTDPAYLAELIATQRITTLHFVPSMLAAFLDAPALPALPSLRRLICSGEALPAALAARVHARLPGVALHNLYGPTEAAVDVTAWACVVGDPQPSVPIGRPVANTQIHLLDRHMQPVAVGVPGELYIGGVQLARGYLHRPALTAARFVPDPYSAAPGARLYRSGDRARYRPDGSIEYLGRLDQQVKLRGMRIELGEIEARLLQHPAIHEAVALVREDEPGQRRLAAYIVPADDPAAAPHLGALPAEQLSDWQTVFDTTYAQAAPAADPSFNLVGWNSSFTGAPLPAEAMREWVEQTVARIRALAPRRVLELGCGTGLLLLRIAPDCDTYVGTDVSAVALAQLAEQVRTLPQVSLRQQPAHDLSGLADGAFDVVVLNSVAQYFPSAEYLLAVLAEAARVAAPGGAIFVGDLRSQPLLETFHTAVQLHAADDALPTQQLRRRVQSSCAREQELALDPGLFAALCAQWPALGYAEVQLKRGHDHNELTGYRYDVVLHMAPASAPDAPDWRLWADTGWSLDQLRDQLREHAPAALGLAQVPNARIQAAVDARTALAGPAAPATVGELRAMLAAQPRPALDPEAFWRLADELPYDVRISWPGQAADGCFDVALHRRTSTPAHPPAQPSTRPEPVDWSLYANQPLQARLAQRLVPELQRYLQEHLPEYMVPSAFMLLQRLPLTPNGKLDRQALPVPLLLELDADTLVAPRTPAEHTLAEIWRHVLRIEQVGIHNNFFSLGGDSIISLQIIARAQTAGLRITPQQMFQHQTIAELAEVAVPIALAAPAPLPGHAAQPPAAGRTPADFPLARLSQAQLDQLLAERGPIEDIYPLGSAQGAMLQQYLADPQPGLYLIYEVFAIEQLQPAAFAQAWQQMIARHPVLRTSFAWAGLAQPLQLVHPPMPIAVAYEDWRTLSADQRRTRLAGYIERARQAGFDLTRAPFTRLTLFQISDQSYQFFWGFNYMLQEGWSFPLLVKDLFDCYEAACQGRVFAGAPPRPFRDYIAFLQQHDLAAAEAFWRAELKGFTRPTPLVQRTPGNRPLPGSGYGQQQMVLAAHDDAALRTMARRHQLTLNTLLQGAWALLIGRYTGEREIVFGSAVAGRPAELPGVEYMIGPFNNFLPMRVALAPATPLLEWLKAFQLRQVEQRRFEYAPLLDIKAWSEVPPDQPLFETYLTFENFPIDPAVIAKSEQLLRSITGTTQTEHAMRVTVWALHAVTLYLSYYQRCFDDATAERMLAELHALLLAMVARPEQRLGELLRMPGAQGEQMP; encoded by the coding sequence ATGAGCAATCGTGCCAGGCAGATCATCGACCTCGCACCCGACAAGCTGGATCGGCTGCTGCAGCAGGCCCGCGCCAAAAAGCAGGCGGCCGAGCGCGCCGCCATCCGCCCACGCGGCGATACGGCCGGCGCCAGCCCGCTCTCGTTCGCGCAGCAGCGGCTGTGGTTCATCGAGCAGCTGGTGCCCGACAATGCGGCCTACGGTATTCCACAGGCCATGCACCTGAGCGGCGCACTTGATCTGGCCGTGCTCGAGCGCAGCATCAACGCGGTGATCGCGCGCCACGGCAGCCTGCGCACCACCTTCAGCACCAGCGCCGACGGCCAGCCGCTGCAGCTGGTGGCGCCCGAGCTGCACCTGCCGCTGGCCCTGGTGACGCTCGATGATCTGCCGGCCGCCGAGCGCGCCGCCGAGGTCGAGCGCCGCGCCAGCGCCGAGGCCCGCCGGCCGTTCGACCTGACCAACGGCCCGCTGATCCGCGCTGGCCTGCTGCGCCTGGCCCCGGCTGAGCATGTGCTGCTGCTGACGATCCACCATATCGTCGCCGACGGTTGGTCGCTCGGCGTGCTGGTGCGCGAGCTGGCCGCGCTGTACGAGGCCTTCGCACACGGCCGCCCGGCCCAGCTGCCGCCGCTGCCGATTCAGTACACCGACTACGCGGCCTGGCAGCGCGAGTGGCTGCACGGCGAGGTGCTCGATGCGCAGCTGGCCTACTGGCGCGCGCAGCTGGCCGGCGCGCCCACGCTCGATCTGCCCACCGACTTCGCGCGCCCGCCGATCCAGACCTTCCGCGGCGCCACGCACGCGTTCAGCATCCCTGCGCCGCTGGCAGCCCAGCTATCCGAGCTGGGCCGCCGCGAGGGCGCCACGCTGTTCATGGTGCTGCTCGCGGCGTTCCAGCTGCTGCTGGCGCGCTGGAGCGACCAGGACGACATTGTGATCGGCACGCCGATCGCCGGCCGCACCCGCAGCGAGGTCGAGGATCTGATCGGCCTGTTTGCCAACACGCTGGTGCTGCGCACCAACATGGCCGGCAACCCCGGCTTCCGCACGCTGCTCGCGCGCGTGCGCGACACGACGCTGGGCGCCTTCGCACACCAGGATCTGCCGTTCGAGCAGCTGGTCGAGGCGCTCCAGCCCACGCGCGATCTCAGCCGCAACCCACTGTTCCAGGTGCTGTTCGTGCTGCAAAACACGCCAGCCGCTGCACTTGAGCTGGCCGGCCTGCACCTGCACGCGCTGCCGGCCGACAGCGGCACCTCGAAATTCGATCTGCGGCTCTCGATCGATGAAGGCCCTGGGGGGCTGAGCGGCGCGCTCGAGTATGCGACCGACCTGTTCGCACCGGCCACGATCGCGCGCATGGCCGGCCACTTCACCACCCTGCTCGCCGCCCTCGCCGCCGACCCCGCCCACCCGATCGCCGCCCTGCCCCTGCTCACCCCCGCCGAGCACGCCCAGCTCCACGCCTTCAACGCCACCGCCACCGCCTTCCCCCCCGCCGCCCCACTCCATGTCCTGATCGCTGCCCAGGCCACCGCCACCCCCACCGCCACCGCCCTCATCGCCGACGGCCCCGCCGGCACCCACTCCCTCACCTTTGCCGCCCTCGACGCCCGCGCCAACCAGCTCGCCCATACCCTCCGCGCCGCCGGCGTCGGCCCCGACACCCGCGTCGGCATCTGCTTCCCCCGCTCCTGCGACCTGCTCGTCGGCCTGCTCGCCATCCTCAAGGCCGGCGCCGCCTACCTCCCGCTCGACCCCGCCTACCCCCCCGCCCGCCTGGCCTTCATGCTCGCCGATGCCCAGCTCACCCTGCTGCTCACCCACTCCGCCCTCGCCGCGCGCCTGCCCGCCCACCCCACCCCCCACCCACCTGCTCGACGCCCCCGACCCCACCACCGCCGCCCAGCCCACCACGCCCCCCGCATCCCGCTCGACCCCGACCACGCCGCCTATGTGATCTATACCTCCGGCTCGACCGGCCAGCCCAAGGGCGCGCTCAACACCCACCGCGCCATCCTCAACCGCCTGCGCGGCATGCAAGCCACCTATGCCCTCACCCCCGCCGACCGCGTGCTCCAGAAGACCCCGCTCAGCTTCGATGTCGCCGTCTGGGAGTGCTTCTGGCCGCTGCTCACCGGTGCCACGCTCGTGCTGGCCCGCCCCGATGGCCATACCGACCCGGCCTACCTCGCCGAGCTGATCGCCACCCAGCGCATCACCACGCTGCATTTCGTGCCGTCCATGCTCGCGGCCTTCCTCGATGCGCCCGCCCTGCCCGCCCTGCCCAGCCTGCGCCGGCTGATCTGCAGCGGCGAAGCCCTGCCGGCCGCGCTGGCCGCGCGCGTCCACGCGCGGTTGCCCGGCGTGGCGCTGCACAACCTGTATGGGCCGACCGAGGCGGCGGTGGATGTGACCGCCTGGGCCTGCGTGGTGGGCGACCCGCAGCCGAGCGTGCCGATCGGGCGGCCGGTGGCGAACACGCAGATCCACCTGCTCGACCGGCACATGCAGCCGGTGGCGGTGGGGGTGCCGGGCGAGCTGTACATCGGCGGGGTGCAGCTGGCGCGCGGCTACCTGCACCGGCCGGCGCTGACGGCGGCGCGGTTTGTGCCCGACCCGTACAGCGCGGCGCCGGGGGCGCGGCTGTACCGCAGCGGCGACCGGGCGCGCTACCGGCCAGACGGCAGCATCGAGTACCTGGGGCGGCTGGATCAGCAGGTCAAGCTGCGCGGCATGCGCATCGAGCTGGGCGAGATCGAGGCCCGCCTGCTCCAGCACCCTGCTATACACGAGGCCGTCGCACTGGTGCGTGAAGACGAGCCTGGCCAGCGCCGGCTGGCGGCCTATATTGTGCCCGCCGACGATCCGGCGGCGGCGCCACACCTGGGCGCGCTGCCGGCCGAGCAGCTGAGCGACTGGCAGACGGTGTTCGATACTACCTACGCCCAGGCCGCGCCAGCGGCCGACCCCAGCTTCAATCTGGTGGGCTGGAACAGCAGCTTCACCGGCGCGCCGCTGCCGGCCGAGGCCATGCGCGAATGGGTCGAACAGACTGTCGCGCGGATTCGTGCGCTGGCGCCGCGCCGTGTGCTCGAGCTGGGCTGCGGCACCGGGCTGCTGCTGCTGCGCATCGCGCCCGACTGCGACACATATGTCGGCACCGATGTCTCGGCCGTGGCGCTGGCCCAGCTGGCCGAGCAGGTGCGCACGCTCCCGCAGGTGTCGCTGCGCCAGCAGCCAGCCCACGACCTGAGCGGCCTGGCCGATGGCGCCTTCGACGTGGTGGTGCTGAACTCGGTGGCGCAGTATTTCCCCAGTGCCGAGTACCTGCTGGCCGTGCTGGCCGAGGCCGCGCGTGTGGCTGCGCCCGGCGGCGCGATCTTCGTGGGCGACCTGCGCAGCCAGCCGTTGCTCGAAACCTTTCACACCGCCGTTCAGCTCCACGCCGCCGACGATGCGCTTCCAACCCAGCAGCTGCGCCGGCGGGTGCAATCCAGCTGCGCGCGCGAGCAAGAGCTTGCGCTCGACCCCGGCCTGTTCGCCGCGCTATGCGCGCAGTGGCCGGCGCTTGGCTACGCCGAGGTGCAGCTGAAGCGCGGCCACGACCACAACGAGCTGACTGGCTATCGCTATGATGTGGTGCTGCACATGGCGCCGGCCAGCGCGCCGGACGCGCCAGATTGGCGCCTCTGGGCCGATACCGGCTGGTCGCTCGACCAGCTGCGCGACCAGCTGCGCGAGCACGCGCCGGCCGCGCTCGGGCTGGCGCAGGTGCCGAACGCGCGCATCCAGGCCGCCGTCGATGCCCGCACTGCCCTGGCCGGCCCGGCCGCGCCGGCGACGGTGGGCGAGCTGCGCGCGATGCTTGCGGCCCAGCCGCGCCCGGCCCTCGACCCCGAGGCATTCTGGCGGCTGGCCGACGAGCTGCCCTACGATGTGCGCATTAGCTGGCCGGGCCAGGCCGCCGATGGCTGCTTCGATGTGGCGCTGCACCGCCGCACCAGCACCCCCGCACACCCGCCGGCGCAACCGTCCACCCGGCCCGAGCCGGTCGACTGGAGCCTGTACGCCAACCAGCCGCTGCAGGCCCGGCTCGCCCAGCGGCTGGTGCCCGAGCTACAGCGCTACCTGCAAGAACACCTACCCGAATACATGGTGCCGTCGGCGTTTATGCTGCTGCAGCGCCTGCCGCTGACGCCCAACGGCAAGCTCGACCGCCAGGCGCTGCCCGTGCCGCTGCTGCTCGAGCTCGACGCCGACACCCTGGTGGCGCCGCGCACGCCGGCCGAGCATACCCTGGCCGAGATCTGGCGCCACGTGTTGCGGATCGAGCAGGTAGGCATACACAACAACTTCTTCTCGCTCGGCGGCGACTCGATCATCAGCCTGCAGATCATCGCGCGCGCGCAGACGGCCGGCCTGCGCATCACGCCGCAGCAGATGTTCCAGCACCAGACGATCGCCGAGCTGGCCGAGGTGGCCGTGCCGATCGCCCTGGCCGCGCCCGCGCCGCTGCCCGGCCACGCCGCACAGCCGCCGGCCGCCGGCCGCACACCCGCCGACTTCCCACTGGCCCGGTTGAGCCAGGCCCAGCTCGACCAGCTGCTGGCCGAGCGCGGCCCGATCGAAGACATCTACCCGCTTGGATCGGCCCAGGGCGCTATGCTGCAGCAATACCTCGCCGACCCGCAGCCGGGGCTGTATTTGATCTACGAGGTGTTCGCGATCGAGCAGCTTCAGCCGGCCGCCTTTGCGCAGGCCTGGCAGCAGATGATCGCCCGGCACCCGGTGCTGCGCACCTCGTTCGCCTGGGCCGGCCTGGCCCAGCCGCTCCAGCTGGTACACCCGCCCATGCCGATCGCAGTGGCCTACGAAGATTGGCGCACACTCTCGGCCGACCAGCGCCGCACGCGCTTGGCTGGCTACATCGAGCGCGCACGCCAGGCTGGCTTCGACCTGACCAGGGCGCCTTTTACCCGGCTGACGCTGTTCCAGATCTCCGACCAGTCGTACCAGTTTTTCTGGGGCTTTAACTATATGCTGCAGGAAGGCTGGAGCTTCCCGCTGCTAGTGAAAGATCTGTTCGATTGCTACGAGGCCGCCTGCCAGGGGCGTGTGTTCGCCGGTGCGCCGCCACGGCCGTTCCGCGACTACATCGCCTTCCTGCAGCAGCACGACCTCGCGGCGGCCGAGGCGTTCTGGCGCGCCGAGCTGAAGGGCTTCACCCGGCCGACGCCGCTGGTGCAGCGAACCCCGGGCAACCGGCCGCTGCCCGGCAGCGGCTACGGCCAGCAGCAGATGGTGCTGGCCGCGCACGACGACGCCGCGCTCCGCACCATGGCCCGCCGGCATCAGCTCACGCTCAACACGCTGCTGCAGGGTGCCTGGGCGCTGCTGATCGGCCGCTACACCGGCGAGCGCGAGATCGTATTCGGCTCGGCGGTGGCCGGCCGCCCGGCCGAGCTGCCGGGGGTCGAATACATGATCGGGCCGTTCAACAACTTCTTGCCCATGCGCGTCGCGCTCGCGCCCGCCACGCCGCTGCTCGAATGGCTGAAAGCCTTCCAGCTCCGCCAGGTTGAGCAGCGCCGCTTTGAGTACGCGCCATTGCTCGATATCAAGGCCTGGAGCGAGGTGCCGCCCGATCAGCCGCTGTTCGAGACCTACCTGACCTTCGAGAATTTCCCGATCGACCCGGCCGTGATCGCCAAGAGCGAGCAGCTGCTGCGCTCGATCACTGGCACCACCCAAACCGAGCACGCCATGCGTGTGACGGTGTGGGCCTTGCACGCGGTTACGCTCTACCTTTCGTACTACCAGCGCTGCTTCGACGACGCCACCGCCGAGCGGATGCTCGCTGAGCTGCACGCGCTGCTGCTGGCTATGGTCGCGCGGCCAGAGCAGCGCCTGGGCGAGCTGCTGCGCATGCCGGGCGCGCAGGGCGAGCAGATGCCCTGA
- a CDS encoding ATP-binding protein translates to MSINKNLTIDNLDTPNPRADHDGPWAITPRAPRTTWDVELVRWLCGTGAAGLAWWLLPPAISGTALAIAAAYVLKRWVLTDRIGGIEVRTWRNDVRGRDIVAPLGQAAIEHARRPLPNVSSYSPTMQQLPARRGEVIEGQVVEQSQLSGSSVQALPPSEWLAWFDTRPHILLAAETGGGKSTTAKAVLGSRIACGELVFILDPHSSDWFGLPGIGGGEDWGAVWVGMQVVIQEYRRRLTERDAHMRRFGQELEPAHFPRITVLLDEANLACHKLDVTAKRGDHTPLGALCRDTRQRGAEG, encoded by the coding sequence GTGAGCATCAATAAGAACCTGACCATCGACAATCTCGACACACCAAACCCGCGCGCCGATCACGATGGGCCCTGGGCCATCACGCCTCGCGCCCCGCGCACAACCTGGGATGTCGAGCTGGTGCGCTGGCTCTGCGGCACCGGCGCGGCCGGGCTGGCCTGGTGGCTGCTGCCGCCGGCGATCAGCGGCACGGCGCTGGCTATCGCGGCGGCCTACGTACTCAAGCGCTGGGTGCTGACGGATCGAATCGGCGGGATTGAAGTCCGCACGTGGCGCAACGATGTGCGCGGGCGCGACATTGTGGCGCCGCTCGGCCAAGCCGCGATCGAGCACGCGCGGCGACCACTGCCGAATGTATCGAGCTACAGCCCGACGATGCAGCAGCTGCCCGCACGGCGTGGCGAGGTGATCGAGGGCCAGGTGGTCGAGCAGTCCCAGCTGTCCGGGTCGAGCGTGCAGGCGCTGCCGCCCAGCGAGTGGCTGGCCTGGTTTGACACGCGCCCGCATATCCTGCTGGCCGCAGAAACGGGCGGCGGGAAGAGCACCACAGCAAAAGCCGTGCTTGGCTCGCGCATCGCCTGCGGCGAGCTGGTGTTTATCCTCGACCCGCATAGCTCGGATTGGTTTGGACTGCCAGGCATTGGCGGGGGCGAGGATTGGGGCGCGGTGTGGGTTGGCATGCAGGTCGTTATCCAAGAGTATCGCCGCCGCCTCACCGAGCGCGATGCGCATATGCGCCGCTTTGGCCAGGAGCTTGAGCCGGCGCACTTCCCGCGCATCACGGTGCTGCTTGATGAGGCAAATCTGGCTTGTCACAAGTTGGACGTTACGGCCAAGCGCGGTGACCATACCCCCCTGGGAGCGCTTTGTCGAGACACTCGGCAGCGGGGCGCGGAAGGTTAA
- a CDS encoding GIY-YIG nuclease family protein translates to MDMEQRGIYAIECRVNQYRYVGGTITSFKKRHKNHLSTLAHNNHHSPALQSDWNIYGADVFTFRILEVVDDKDLIPDREVYWMNELQPEYNGKYVAIGYGGKKFARARTW, encoded by the coding sequence ATGGATATGGAACAGCGCGGCATATACGCGATCGAGTGTCGGGTAAACCAGTATCGCTATGTCGGAGGAACGATCACATCGTTCAAAAAGCGGCACAAGAATCACCTGTCAACTCTGGCGCATAACAATCACCACTCGCCAGCACTGCAGTCCGACTGGAACATTTATGGTGCTGATGTATTTACCTTTCGTATCCTGGAGGTCGTTGACGACAAAGACCTGATCCCAGACCGTGAAGTTTACTGGATGAATGAGCTGCAGCCAGAGTATAACGGGAAGTACGTGGCTATCGGCTATGGCGGCAAAAAGTTCGCCCGAGCGCGTACCTGGTAA